Proteins encoded within one genomic window of Amycolatopsis nigrescens CSC17Ta-90:
- the moeZ gene encoding adenylyltransferase/sulfurtransferase MoeZ, protein MSDLPPLVEPAAELTKEEVARYSRHLIIPDVGMTGQKRLKNAKVLVIGAGGLGSPALLYLAAAGVGTLGIVDFDEVDESNLHRQVIHGQSDIGKLKAASAQESLAEVNPFVKVHLHTQRLDSSNALDIFRDYDLILDGTDNFATRYLVNDAAVLLGKPYVWGSIFRFEGQASVFWEDAPNGKGLNYRDLYPEPPPPGMVPSCAEGGVLGVLCASIGSIMVNEAIKLITGIGEPLLGRLVSYDALEMRYREVKIRKDPETPKITELIDYEAFCGVVSDEAQQAATGSTITPAELKAKFDAGDNFELIDVREPHEYEIVNIKGAKLIPKDRILSGEALAELPQDKPIVLHCKSGARSAEALAALHAAGFKDATHLGGGVLAWASQIDKSLPTY, encoded by the coding sequence ATGTCAGACCTGCCGCCGCTTGTCGAGCCGGCCGCCGAGCTCACCAAGGAAGAGGTGGCCCGGTACAGCCGTCACCTGATCATCCCGGACGTCGGGATGACCGGGCAGAAGCGGCTGAAGAACGCGAAAGTGCTGGTCATCGGCGCCGGTGGGCTGGGCAGCCCCGCGCTGCTGTACCTGGCCGCGGCGGGGGTGGGCACCCTCGGCATCGTCGACTTCGACGAGGTGGACGAGTCGAACCTGCACCGCCAGGTGATCCACGGCCAGTCCGACATCGGCAAGCTCAAGGCGGCCTCCGCGCAGGAGTCCCTCGCCGAGGTGAACCCGTTCGTCAAGGTGCACCTGCACACCCAGCGGCTGGACAGCTCGAACGCGCTGGACATCTTCCGCGACTACGACCTGATCCTGGACGGCACGGACAACTTCGCCACCCGGTACCTGGTGAACGACGCCGCGGTGCTGCTCGGCAAGCCGTACGTCTGGGGCTCGATCTTCCGGTTCGAGGGCCAGGCCAGCGTGTTCTGGGAGGACGCGCCGAACGGCAAGGGCCTGAACTACCGCGACCTCTACCCCGAGCCGCCGCCGCCGGGCATGGTGCCGTCCTGCGCCGAGGGCGGCGTGCTGGGCGTGCTCTGCGCGTCGATCGGCTCGATCATGGTGAACGAGGCGATCAAGCTGATCACCGGCATCGGCGAGCCGCTGCTCGGCAGGCTGGTCAGCTATGACGCGCTGGAGATGCGCTACCGCGAGGTGAAGATCCGCAAGGACCCGGAGACGCCGAAGATCACCGAGCTGATCGACTACGAGGCGTTCTGCGGGGTGGTGTCGGACGAGGCGCAGCAGGCAGCCACCGGCAGCACGATCACCCCGGCCGAGCTGAAGGCGAAGTTCGACGCCGGCGACAACTTCGAGCTGATCGACGTCCGCGAGCCGCACGAGTACGAGATCGTGAACATCAAGGGCGCCAAGCTGATCCCGAAGGACCGGATCCTCTCCGGCGAGGCGCTGGCGGAACTGCCGCAGGACAAGCCGATCGTGCTGCACTGCAAGTCGGGGGCGCGTTCGGCGGAGGCGCTGGCCGCGCTGCACGCGGCCGGTTTCAAGGACGCCACCCATCTCGGCGGCGGCGTACTCGCCTGGGCCAGCCAGATCGACAAGAGCCTGCCCACCTACTGA
- a CDS encoding alpha/beta fold hydrolase yields the protein MPETLSRVTATPESAVSAESAGRRTPITHVPLSTTPLPPLDESLPPWPGRTEQVRGLGLHVRRTEGAGHSTVVYVHGLGGSSTNWTDLAAQLAPFATGVAPDLPGFGFSEPQDGFLFTLDAHADVLAEFVAGLDAGPVHLVGNSMGGAIVLLLAARRPELVRTLTLISPAMPDRRPDPRRLSDPRMALAYLPLVGRRVRRRLAAMGPEQRARQVIELCFANPDAFPASRLAELTEEHGARAAFSWAAPALARSTLGIFRAWCARGEASLWRIAPTVTVPTLVVWGGQDRVISARRAPRTARLLPNARLLMLPGTGHVAQMERPVSVAKAVLGMWEQVEAGKW from the coding sequence TACGCCCGAATCCGCCGTCAGCGCGGAATCGGCGGGCCGGCGCACGCCGATCACCCATGTTCCGCTGTCCACCACCCCGCTGCCCCCGCTGGACGAGTCGCTGCCGCCGTGGCCAGGGCGGACGGAGCAGGTGCGCGGGCTCGGCCTGCACGTGCGGCGGACCGAGGGTGCTGGGCACAGCACGGTGGTCTACGTGCACGGGCTCGGCGGCTCCTCGACCAACTGGACCGACCTGGCCGCCCAGCTCGCGCCGTTCGCCACCGGCGTGGCGCCGGACCTGCCCGGCTTCGGCTTCTCCGAGCCGCAGGACGGTTTCCTGTTCACCCTGGACGCGCACGCGGACGTGCTCGCCGAGTTCGTGGCCGGGCTGGACGCCGGCCCGGTGCACCTGGTCGGCAACTCGATGGGCGGGGCGATCGTGCTGCTGCTCGCCGCGCGTCGCCCGGAGCTGGTGCGCACGCTGACCCTGATCTCGCCGGCGATGCCGGACCGCCGTCCGGACCCGCGACGGCTGTCCGACCCGCGGATGGCGCTGGCCTACCTGCCGCTGGTCGGCAGGCGGGTGCGGCGCAGGCTGGCCGCGATGGGCCCGGAGCAGCGCGCGCGGCAGGTGATCGAGCTCTGCTTCGCGAACCCGGACGCGTTCCCGGCGAGCAGGCTGGCCGAGCTCACCGAGGAGCACGGCGCGCGGGCCGCCTTCAGCTGGGCGGCGCCCGCGCTGGCGAGGAGCACGCTGGGCATCTTCCGCGCCTGGTGCGCCAGGGGCGAGGCCTCGCTGTGGCGGATCGCACCCACGGTGACCGTGCCCACGCTGGTGGTCTGGGGCGGGCAGGACAGGGTGATCTCGGCCCGCCGCGCGCCGCGGACCGCTCGGCTGCTGCCGAACGCCCGGTTGCTGATGCTGCCGGGTACCGGCCATGTGGCCCAGATGGAGCGTCCGGTCTCCGTAGCGAAGGCCGTTCTTGGCATGTGGGAGCAGGTGGAGGCCGGTAAATGGTAG
- a CDS encoding TIGR02569 family protein yields MSPNRERPPEHVRAAFGVRGVDIEPLPGGSGWRCGDLVLKPVSDKAHAAWVARALDQVRLPELRVARPVRSTDGRWIIAGWTANRYVSGVPEPRHDEVVLAAVKLHQATVGVARPDFLRHRKDVDAVADRIAWEEAEEPIDEYRGGRWFEVLSGARRPIRLPAQVVHGELSGAVLFDGTAPPGVVDFMPYYRPAEWGAAIVAVDALAWGGADIELLHRWSHLPEWPQLLLRAMLFRLAAHALNPRSPRATLDGLHAAAGDLSELI; encoded by the coding sequence GTGTCCCCCAACCGTGAACGGCCGCCGGAACATGTGCGGGCCGCTTTCGGGGTTCGCGGGGTGGACATCGAGCCGCTGCCGGGCGGCAGCGGCTGGCGGTGCGGTGACCTGGTGCTGAAACCGGTGTCGGACAAGGCGCACGCGGCCTGGGTGGCTCGTGCGCTGGACCAGGTCCGGCTGCCCGAATTGCGGGTCGCCAGGCCGGTGCGGTCCACCGATGGCCGCTGGATCATCGCGGGCTGGACGGCGAACCGGTACGTCTCCGGGGTGCCAGAGCCGCGGCACGACGAGGTGGTGCTGGCCGCGGTCAAACTGCACCAGGCCACCGTCGGCGTGGCGCGGCCGGATTTTCTCCGCCACCGCAAGGACGTGGACGCGGTCGCGGACCGGATCGCCTGGGAAGAGGCCGAGGAGCCGATCGACGAGTACCGGGGCGGGCGCTGGTTCGAGGTGCTCTCCGGTGCCCGTCGGCCGATCCGGTTGCCGGCACAGGTGGTGCACGGCGAGCTGTCCGGCGCGGTGCTCTTCGACGGCACGGCGCCGCCGGGGGTCGTGGACTTCATGCCGTACTACCGGCCTGCCGAATGGGGCGCGGCGATCGTCGCGGTGGACGCGCTTGCCTGGGGCGGTGCCGACATCGAGCTGCTGCACCGCTGGTCGCACCTGCCGGAGTGGCCGCAGCTGCTGCTGCGCGCGATGCTGTTCCGCCTCGCCGCGCACGCCCTCAACCCCCGCTCGCCCCGCGCCACCCTGGACGGCCTGCACGCCGCCGCCGGCGACCTCTCCGAACTCATCTGA
- a CDS encoding SDR family oxidoreductase: MGVKIWMVTGAGRGFGKEIAKAALERGDAVVATARRPEQVSAGLADYGERLLPLRLDVTDEREAEAATAAAVAAFGRIDVLVHNAGRGLFGAVEETSPAEARTLFETNVFGVLAVTRAVLPVLRAQRSGRLVLMSSMGGFSAGAGFGVYAASKFALEGMAEALREELAPLGIGVVLVEPGVFDTGFGGADSDQVAAKIEDYAADPAEQYVDDEPPGDPALGAAAIVETVAMDDPPFRLPLGDDAVARITAKLTEVGAELAEYAQPVVFTTPRPI, from the coding sequence ATGGGGGTGAAGATTTGGATGGTGACGGGCGCGGGGCGTGGGTTCGGTAAGGAGATCGCCAAGGCGGCGTTGGAGCGGGGCGACGCGGTGGTGGCGACGGCCAGGCGGCCGGAGCAGGTGAGTGCGGGGCTGGCCGACTACGGCGAGCGGTTGCTGCCGCTCAGGCTGGACGTGACCGACGAGCGGGAAGCCGAGGCGGCCACCGCGGCCGCGGTGGCCGCCTTCGGCCGGATCGACGTGCTGGTGCACAACGCCGGGCGCGGCCTGTTCGGTGCGGTGGAAGAGACTTCGCCCGCTGAGGCGAGAACCTTGTTCGAGACCAACGTTTTCGGCGTGCTCGCGGTGACCCGCGCGGTGCTGCCGGTGCTGCGCGCCCAGCGTTCCGGCCGGCTGGTGCTGATGAGCTCGATGGGCGGGTTCTCCGCTGGAGCGGGGTTCGGCGTGTACGCGGCCTCGAAGTTCGCGTTGGAGGGTATGGCCGAGGCGTTGCGCGAAGAGCTGGCGCCGCTCGGGATCGGGGTCGTCCTCGTCGAGCCGGGGGTGTTCGACACCGGCTTCGGCGGCGCGGACTCGGATCAGGTCGCCGCGAAGATCGAGGACTACGCGGCCGATCCCGCGGAGCAGTACGTCGACGACGAGCCGCCGGGTGATCCGGCGCTGGGGGCTGCCGCGATCGTCGAGACCGTCGCCATGGACGATCCGCCGTTCCGGCTGCCCCTCGGTGACGACGCCGTGGCGCGGATCACGGCAAAGCTCACGGAGGTCGGCGCAGAGCTGGCCGAGTATGCACAGCCCGTAGTCTTCACCACACCTCGGCCAATCTGA
- a CDS encoding DUF3152 domain-containing protein produces the protein MNRVTHGLRGDGPRDQRPSGGHLPRRSPLTDSSGSLPPSGQYRPRSTTPRTVRVGDDRYRPGARRTAAEPLSATWSPQLEQSAEESRRNRRASGKIGRAVKTYGWRVYALPILVVITALVVFNTATAPPEPTSPSAPNAAAGGNGVDSGSDTSTGPSEQPAKPVDLKIPTAELPKGNDFTEAGAGEWHVVAGEGPKVGTGPKFFTYTVEVENGIDPASYAGDDSFASAVEGTLSNTAQGWTSDKQYSLQRVGADSPNPDFRVSLTSPNTAHRPDLCGFLIQYEASCRIKSNKRVIINLARWVRGALAFSADMTGYRQYAINHEVGHALGKGHVGCAENDALAPVMMQQSFGVANNYVAQLNEVDPGNYDAVPADGKVCKPNAWPAPQGGG, from the coding sequence GTGAACCGGGTGACGCACGGATTGCGAGGCGACGGTCCGCGGGACCAGCGCCCGTCCGGCGGGCACCTTCCCCGTCGTTCACCCCTCACCGATTCCTCCGGCTCGCTGCCGCCGAGCGGCCAGTACCGGCCGCGCTCCACCACGCCGCGCACGGTCCGGGTCGGCGACGACCGGTACCGGCCCGGCGCCAGGAGGACGGCCGCCGAGCCGCTGAGCGCCACCTGGTCGCCCCAGCTGGAGCAGTCCGCGGAGGAGTCGCGCCGCAACCGCCGGGCGTCCGGGAAGATCGGCCGCGCGGTCAAGACCTACGGCTGGCGGGTATACGCGCTGCCGATCCTGGTGGTGATCACCGCGCTGGTGGTGTTCAACACCGCGACCGCGCCGCCGGAGCCGACCAGCCCGAGCGCGCCCAACGCGGCCGCCGGCGGGAACGGCGTGGACAGCGGTTCGGACACCAGCACCGGGCCATCCGAACAACCAGCCAAACCGGTCGACCTGAAAATCCCCACCGCGGAGCTGCCCAAGGGCAACGACTTCACCGAAGCCGGCGCCGGGGAGTGGCACGTGGTGGCCGGGGAGGGCCCCAAGGTCGGCACCGGGCCGAAGTTCTTCACCTACACCGTCGAGGTGGAGAACGGCATCGACCCGGCGAGCTACGCCGGTGACGACAGCTTCGCCAGCGCGGTGGAGGGCACCCTGTCCAACACCGCGCAGGGCTGGACCAGCGACAAGCAGTACTCGCTGCAGCGGGTCGGCGCGGACTCGCCGAACCCGGACTTCCGGGTGAGCCTGACCAGCCCGAACACCGCGCACCGGCCGGACCTGTGCGGGTTCCTGATCCAGTACGAGGCGTCCTGCCGGATCAAGTCCAACAAGCGGGTGATCATCAACCTGGCCCGCTGGGTGCGCGGGGCGCTCGCGTTCAGCGCCGACATGACCGGTTACCGGCAGTACGCGATCAACCACGAGGTCGGCCACGCGCTCGGCAAGGGGCACGTGGGCTGCGCCGAGAACGACGCGCTGGCCCCGGTGATGATGCAGCAGAGCTTCGGGGTCGCGAACAACTACGTGGCGCAGCTGAACGAGGTCGATCCGGGCAACTACGACGCGGTGCCCGCGGACGGCAAGGTCTGCAAGCCGAACGCGTGGCCCGCGCCGCAGGGCGGCGGCTGA